Within the Cystobacter fuscus DSM 2262 genome, the region CGCGCAGGGGTACGCCGCGCAGTCCCTTCACGCACGACCACTCCCCCTTGGCGCGCGCCACCTCAAGCACGTCCGTTCCGCGCCCGAGGCGAACCGGGTCCGCGTAGACGAGTCCGCCCTCCTTGGACAGGAGCGGGCCGTGCTTGGCGACGTCCGTTTCGCGCTGCGAGAGGAAGAAGACGGGCTGGCCACCCGTCTCCTTCCACCCACCCTGCCACGTGAGCGTCCAGCCCAGCACCCGGCCGAGCTGGAAGGCTTGGCACCGCGGCTTCGCCGGGCACGTCTTCGCGTGGCAGGCGCCGATTGCCCCCCGCGGGCTCGTGTGGTCCGCCAGTGAGTCACCGCAGGTACAACAGGGCACCGCCGGAGCGGGCACCGCGGCCTCGTCCCCCTCGGAGGTGGCCGAGGCCTCCGCCACCGTCGCCGTCCGCGCGGACGCCGCCTTCCCGGCGCGCTTCTCTCCCTTCGTCTCGGTGGCCGGGCGCCGCCGCGGGCGTCCCGTGCCCGTGGGCGGCTCGGGGTCGGGCTGCGCGTCCTTCCGGGGCGCGGGCTTCGAGCGCTCCTGGGCCGTGGGCTGCGCCGAGGCGGGCGCGTCCAGCGGCAAGTCCTGCTGCTCGGCCCGGGCGTCCGGATCCTCGCCCGTGGTGGCCGCGGCGAAGTGCCGGGTGTGCTGCGCGCGCAGGGCTTCCTCCTGACGCGCCAGTTCCTCCAGGAAGCGCGCCTTCAGGACAGGCAGCTCGGCCAGCGCGCGCTCCAGCGCGAGGCCGCGGTGGAAGTGCTGCTCGCGCTGCTCGTCGGTGAGGCGGGGGGCGGACACGGAGGACTCCAGGAGGGCAGAGCCCGAGGGGCCCGCCGGAGAGGTGGTGAGAGGGGTTGGGGCGCCGAGGCGGTTGGAGAGCTGCGTGAGGCGGCCTTTCAGCCACGAGAGGCGCTGGCCCTGGCCGAGGCCCGCCAAGGGGTCCTCCAGGCTCCAACTCCTCGGCAAGTGCCCGCGGAGGGCGTCGACGTAGGGCGCCCCCGCGTACACGGTGAGGTGAGCGGGGCTGCCGTGGTCGTCGTCGGTGAGGTCGCGGATGACGTCGCGGGCCCAGGCGGCCCGCTCCGTGGCGCTGAGCTCGCCCAGCGCCAGGTCATACGGCGCCATGTCCTCGTCCAGGTCCACCAAGCCGTGCTTGGCACTGAGGATCCAGACGTCGGCGCCGAACTCGGCCTCGGCAACGGCGAGCGCGGCACGGAAGAGCGGACCTGTGTACAGCTCGCGGGCCGGAGCGGGGCGCGGCAACTTCTCCTTGCCGCACCCCACGAGAGCCATCCGCCTGGGCGTGAGGGGGCTCATCGAGAGGCATCCACCCCGGGCGTCGCCGGCAGTTCGTGGCCGAAGGCGCGCAGGAAGCGCCGACAGGCCTCGTCGGAGACGGGCTCCCACGAGCGCCGCGCCAGCCTGTCGTGGGCGAGCTGCAGGAAGGGTTCGACGGCGGCGAGCAACTCCGCCCAGCCCTGGACGGACTCCGGGGCGGCCGGGTGCACCGCGACGAGGGCCGCGTGGGCCTCGGCGAGCGCCGCGCGCAGGCGGGCGAGGTGCTCATCCTGCCCCGCGTACGTGGTGGGCGTGTCGGTGACGAGGACGACACGGCGGGCGGCGTCCACCGCCGCGCCGAGCTGCCGCATCTCGTCCCTCGTGGGGGTCGGGCAGTCGGCGGCGCTCACGTCATCCCCCCGTTCTGGACGGACTCGAGGATGCGGACCACGTCGGCCGGGTGGAGTTGGAGGACTTCGACGACGCGGGCCCGCGGGCAGGCCAGGGAGAGCGTCGGATCGTCGCAGTCCGGGTCCGCCTCAAGCGGCCCCTCCGGGAGGACGCGGTACACCCAGCCCCCACCAGGGAAGAGGGCGGCGAACAGGGCCGCGGCCTCGTACTGGGTGGCCACGTACACCCTGTCAGCCCGGACGCCCGCGCGAGCCCGGCCCTCCTCGCCCATGAAGGCGGAGAGCACGTGGGGCGTGTGGGTGACGGACGGGGGGAGGAGGTACTCGCCCACGGCCCGGCCTGGCGCCCCGCCATGCCAGTAGGCGACGCTGGGCGAGCTGGTACTCAGGCCGTCCAGGGACTCAGCGGAAGCAGCCTGTAGCACCCGGCCCCGTGTGCTCGCGGTGTGCTCACCGGCAACTGCCGAGGAGGCAGGCGAACAAACACCGTGAAGTGGCCTCCGCCCGCAACCTCCCGTAAAAACAAGAGAAGGCAATTCGGGCAAACTGGGTGGAGGGCTTCGAGTTGTACAAGAAGCTAAAGGCCCTCGGGATACGGCGGGGCGACAAGGAACCCGGTATCCCCTGAGAACCACCCGCCACCAGTGTCCAGCCAGGCCTTCCTCCGCTCGCGGTCGTACTCGGCAATCCAGCACTGCACGGCCGAGACCTACCCGGGTCCGATTTGAGAAAACCCGGGCCGAGTCTACTTCCGTCCGGCAGTGCATCGGGCCGTGGTGGCCCGAACGAAGGCGGGGGAGCATGAAGCGATTCCAATGGTGCGTCATGGCAAGTGTCCTCACGGCCGGTCTCCTGGGAGTTGCGCACGAGGCATCTGGCGAGGCTCCCGCGGTGGAGCCTTCGATGATTTCCCAATGCAAGCCGAGCATGCTGAAGGGCCACTACGTCTATGCAACCGATGGGTACATCGTGAGTGGGTCCGAGCAGATCCCCTTCGCACAGGCCGGTCATGATCTCTTCCAGGGGGATGGGACCTTTACCGGTTGGGCGACCGTCAGTACCAAGGGTGAGATCACGCGCATCGCCTACTCTGGCACCTACACCCTCAATGCCGACTGTGGAGGCACCGCGACGCTCACCGACAACAACGGAGACACCGCGCACTTCGACCTCTTCGTCACGAAGAACGGGGCGACCATGACCTACATCCAGACCGACGCGGGCTACGTCTCCTCCGCCTTCGAGATACGACGGGACTAGAAGTCATCAGATGGAGACGATGCGGCGCGGCATCCACCGCCGTGCCGATCGTCGCCACCTCGTCCCTCGTGGGATCGGGTGGAAGCACCCTGTAGCACGCGGCCCGCAACCACCGAGGGGGCAGGCAAACCAGGAGTGTGGAGTGGCCCCCGCCCGCAACCTCTCGTAAAAACAAGAAAGGAAACTGGGGCAAAAAGGTGGAGAGCCCCTCCTTGTACAAGAAGGCGAAGGCCCTCGGGCTCAAGCGCGGCGGCGACAAGGATCCGTCCACCTCGGGAGGTGAAGGATGAACGGTTCACGTGGACTCACGCTGGGCTGGACGCTGGTGCGGGTGGTGTTCGGACTCTCGTTGGCGTTCGCCCATGGGCTGCCCAAGGTGATGGGCGACATGCATCGCTTCGCCCAGGGCGTGGAGGCGCTGGGCTTCCCCTACCCGCTCTATTTCGCCTGGGCCGCGGCGCTGTCCGAGCTGGTGGGCGGGCTCCTGGTGGCGCTGGGGCTCTTCACCCGGCTCGGGGCCTTCTTCGTGGCCTGCACCATGGGGGTGGCCCTCTACCAGCACCGCATGGATGCCTTCGGGCGCATGGAGCTGGCTGTGCTCTACCTCGCGGTGTTCCTCGCGGCCGTGTTCATCGGCGGAGGGCCCCTGAGCGTCGATGCGAAGATGCGCCGCCGCCCCTTCTGAGCATGTCCGAGCTCATCCCGCGCACCCACGGGCGCAGCCGCCTGTTCATGCGATGGGAAGGTGTCAGCGGCGAGACGGCCACCGCTACATCCCCGGGGCCACGTTGGGACCGAGGCCCACCGCCAGCACGGGCAGCACCCGCCACTGGTTCCACTCCGGCCGCACCCAGGTGGCCTCGGTGGACAGGCTCGCGCCCACGCCCAGGCGAAAGAGGCCGAAGCGCCACGCCACCCCCGCGTGCGCCCCGTAGGGCATGAGCAACCGCGTGTGCACGCTGCCCACCCAGAACAGGCCCCGCCCATCCTGGGAGCGCAACAACGGCCCCTCGTAGGAGATCGACTGCGAGGCGATGGACGCCCCCGCGTACAGGCCGCTCACCGGCAGGGCGAGCACCACCTTCACCTGCTCGAGGAAGCGCCCGCCCGTGATGGGCGCATAGGCCGAGAACAGGGGCATGTCGTAGTTGAGAAAGGTGCCCTCGTCCTCGCTGAGCAGGTCCACGCGATCCAGTCGCACGGGCGCGGCGGCCAGGGTCAGGCCCGCGGCCACCAGGGAGAGGGTCAACGGCACGGTGCACGCTCCACGTAGTCGGTGATGAGGTAGTCCAGGGGCCAGCGGCAGAACAGGGAGAGCTGGGCCTCGGTGTTGGCCGTCCACACGGCCGTCTTGAGCCCGGCGCCGCGCACGGACTCCAGCGCGGCGCGATCCGCCACCTGGTAGGCCACGGCGATGCCATCCGCCCCCGCGTCACGCGTGAGCTGGATGAGCTCCTTCACGCCCACCTGGCGCTGCAACTCGTTGAGGATGGCCGTCACGGTGGCGTTCGAGTCCTTGCGCAGCTCCGGCCAGATGAGCAGCGCCTCCATGTCCTGGCGCGCCTGGAACGCCTTGAGCAGCGCGCCCCGGGTGGAGGTGATGAAGAAGCGGTTGGGCAGGGCCGCCGCGTTCCACCGCTCGAGGATCTCCTCGGCGAAGACCTCGGGGGACTGCGTGTACGCGGGGTCCTCCTTGATGTCGAACTGGAGCACCGTGTCCGGGTGGCCCTTCACCCGCGAGAGCAGCTCGTCGAAGGTGACATACGTGTCCGCCACCCGCTGCGCCTCGGGCTTGGTGGGATCGCCCAGCCCTCCACAGCGGAAGTCCCGCTGCAGCTCCTCGAGCGTGAAGTCCTGGATGGGCCAGCGCGAGTCCTCGGGCAGCCGACGCGGCTCGGCCTCACCCGGCCCCTGCGCATAGGTGCACAGCACCGGATCGATCCACGCGTCATGCGAGAGGATGGGGATGCGATCGCGCGTGAGGACCAGGTCCACCTCGATGGAGGGATAGCCCTCGCGCAGGGCGGCGGTGATGGCCGAGCGGGAGTTCTCCGGGAAGTTGCCCGAGCCGGAGCGGTGCGCCACGAGGCGCGGAGTCCCGGGGGCATCACCGAGTCCACAGCCCGCGCCCAGCAGCAGCACGCAGGCGAGCACGCCCGCGCTTCGTTTCGACGGAAGGGAGATCATGCGGCCCCGCTTCGTAGCACGCGGGGCGCTCAGGCCCCCACGGCCGCGAGGTGCGTGGCGGGACGCGTCATCTCCTCGCCGGACTCCACCCGCCGCCGGGCGGGGATGAAGGTCATGGCGCGCTCGGCGAGCGCGGTGATGGTGAGCGAGGGGTTGACGCCCGGATTGGCGGAGATGGCCGCGCCGTCGATGACGTAGAGCCCGTCGTAGCCGAAGAGGCGATGCTGGGAGTCGATGGCTCCCGTCTCGGGAGAGCTGCCCATGCAGCAGCCGCCGAGGATGTGCGCGGTGGTGGGGATGCCCATCAGCGTCTCGGAGGCCATGTTCATGGGCAGCCCGTCCAGCTTCTCCACCACCCGGTGGGCGAGCTCCGTGGCCTCGGGGATGTAGGCGGAGGGGGCCGGTCCCTCGGCGAGGCTGGTGAGCACCCCCTTCGTCCCTCCGGTGAACAGCCCCCGGCCCCGGCGCATGCGCAGATGCCCATCCAGCGTGCGCATATAGAGGAGGATCATCGAGCGCCGGGCGAAGTCGCGGGTGAACCAGGCGCGCATCAGCTTGATCGGATGGCGGAAGGCGAGGCCCAGCACACCCGCCAGCCGCGAGAGCGCGGTGGTGCCCCCCACGTGAGGCGCCATGAGGGTGCGGAAGAAGTCCGAGCCCGCCGCGTAGCGCACCGGCTCCAGGTGCGAGTGCTCGTCGGTGTGGAGGATGGAGCCGATGGCGATGCCCCGGGACAGGTCCTCGCCCTGGAAGCGCTTGCCGGCCACCACGCCGATGAGTGACTCGGAGTTGGTGCGCACGTAGTCGCCCACGCGCTCCGAGAGCCGGGGCAGGCCGTCCGGGTGCGCCTTGAGCTTGAGCAACAGCTCCACCGTGCCGAGCACGCCGCCCGAGAAGATGACCTGGCGCGCCGTGAAGCGCCGCTCGCGACGGGACGCGCGCGAGGTGCCCTCGACGGCCTTCACCTCGTACCCTCCGCCGGGCAGGGGGCGCACCCAGGTGGCCTCCGTGTCCGCGTGGATCGTGAGGCCGCGCTTCTCCGCGAGGTAGAGGTAGTTCTTGTCGAGCGAGTTCTTCGCGTTGAAGCGGCAGCCCGTCATGCACCCGCCACAGGAGTTGCAGCCGGTGCGGCTGGGGCCCTCGCCCCCGTGGTAGGGATCCGGCACCGTCACCCCGGGCTGTCCGAAGTAGATGGCGACCGTGGCGGGCTGGAAGTCCTCGCGGCCCATCTCCTTGCCCACCTGCTGGACGATCTCGTCGGGCAGGGTGCGCAGCGGATTCACCCTGGCCCCGAGCATCCGGCGCGCGGTGTCGTAGTGCGGCGCCAGCTCCGTCTTCCAGTCCGCGAGTCCTCCCCAGGAGCGCGACTGGAAGAAGTCGTCCTTCGGCACGGGCAGCGTGTTGGCGTACACCAACGAGCCGCCCCCCACCCCCACGCCGGAGAGCACCGTGACGTGGCGGAAGAAGGTCATCTTGAAGAGGCCGCGCCAGCCGAGCGCCGGCATCCACAGCCACTTCTTCAGCTTCCAGTTCGTCTCGGGGAAGTCCTTGCCCTCCAGGCGGCGGCCCTTCTCCAGCATCACCACCCGGTAGCCCTTCTCCGTCAGGCGCAGGGCGCTCACGCTCCCGCCAAAGCCCGAGCCGATGATGAGCCAGTCGCAGTCGAACTCCATCAGATCCTCCCCATACCGGGATGACTTACAGCCTATCGGTCCCCCGGCGAACGCGCTCCGCTGCCCGCCTGGAGGGCCTCCGTGCGACCCTGTCGCGGTGTGTCACCCGCGTCCGGAGAGGCTCCGCCGGGCGGACTCGAGGCGCAAGGCCCGCACCTTCCCGGCGATCTGGAGCAGCGGACGGTCCCGCTCCCAGCGCTCGCGCGTCGGCGCATCCACCTGGGCCCAGAGCGGATCCAACGACGCCACGCGCTCGCGGAACAGGCCAATCGCCCCCCCGAGCGCCAGGTGGACCTCGGGCGACGCCGGATCCATCTGGGCGAGCCCCCGCATCGTCACCGCCAGGGCGAGCAGTCCCTCGCGCACCTCGTCCGGCCAGCCCGAGCGCCGCCCCACCTGGAGGAGCCAGCCGAGCACCGCCGCGAACACATGGCAGTCCTCCACCGTCCGGAAGGGCTTGAGGAAGCGCACGTAGCCATCCCCGGGAAGCACCTCGCCGAGCTCCACCGCCACGCCCTCCAGGCGCAGCTCCGCGTGGGGCACCTCCGGGACGAAGGGCGGGGGTGGAAGATCCGTGAGCGTCACCCCGGCGCGGCGCGCGTCCAGGCGCACCAAGCGCAGCCGGTTGCGACCGCCCTCGTCCTGGCCCTCACTGGCCACCACCAGCAGCTCGTCCGCCGCGTGGCCCAGGGTGACGAAGGTCTTGGTGCCGTCCAGACGCCAGGGTCCCGACTCCGGGCCCGAGAGGCGCGTATTCATGGCGGCGGGATGACCGCCCCCGGACTCGGTGGCGCACAACGCGTAGCGGTGTTCGCGCGGCAGGCCCGGGAGCAGGGAGCGGATGGCCGAGTGGTAGCCCGAGGCGAACGCATAGCCCAGGCGGTCGGCGCAGAACCCCGCGGCCAGCGCCACGTCCACCGGGAGGGAGAAGCGCAAGGCCAGCCGCAGGTGCTGCTTCCACCAGTCCTCGACGGAGCCGAGCGGGGCCGGGTGGGGAGATTCGGAGAGGAGGAACCGCGGGAGCGTGTCCATGGCGGCGCTACTCTAGAGGAACTCTAGAGGCGTGGATCCACGGGTTCGCTCTCGAGCGCCAGGACGCCGAAGACACACTCGTGCACGCGGCGCAGGGGCTCCTGGCGCACGAAGCGCTCCAGCCCCTCCACACCGAGGGCGAACTCGCGCAACGCCATCGAGCGCTTCGTGGAGAGCCCCCGCTGCCGCAGGCGCTCGAGGTTGTCGGCGGCCGTGTACTCGGGTCCATAGATGATACGCAGGTACTCGGGGCCCCGCGACTTGATGGCGGGCTGGAGCAGCCCCTTGCGTCCCCGCGCGGTGAAGGCAAGTGGCTTGACGACCATGCCCTCTCCGCCGCGTCCGGTGAGGGCGTCCCACCAGCGCACGCCCTCCTCCACCGCCCGAGCGTCCGCGAGATCGATCACCTGATACGGCGTGGCGAGCAGGAAGCGCTCGTCGGCGCGGCACACCCGGGCGAGTGTCTCCATGTGCCACACGTGATCCTTGTCCACATGGACCGCGCCCTCGGTGGCGAGCAGGTGGAAGGGCGCGAGCCGGACGTCCTCGAGCGAACGCACGGGCCAGCAGTAGCGCCGGTAGGCGTCCACGTAGAGCCCCACGTCGCGCTGCTTCTCCTGGAAGCGCGCCGAGAGGCCGCCCACGTCCAGCCCCCGGGCCGCCGCCTGGCCGAGCACGCCCACGACATCCGACAGCGCCGCCCGCGACGCCGCGCCCACCGCGGCGTACTGGTTGCGCAGCAGCTCCTGGGCCTTGAGCGACCAGGGCATGAGCTCGCAGTCGAGGCAGGCCCACTCCGTGTGGAACGTCTCCCAGAAGCCCGTCGCGTCCAGCGCCGCCCGGACCCGCGCGAGGAACGCCGCCTCCAGCCCCTCGTCCGAGAAGAAGCGCCGCCCGGTGCGCGTGTAGCAGACCCCGGTTTCTCCCGTGCCCACCCCGAAGCGCCTGCGCGCCGCCTCCGCGTCCCGGCAGACGATCACCACCGAGCGCGAGCCCATGTGCTTCTCCTCGCAGATCACCCGGGCGACGCCTTCCTTGCGGTAGTAGCCGAAGGCCTCGGAGGGATGTTCGAGCAGTCCCTCCACCGAGCTGGTCTCCGAGGGAGACATCGTGGGCGGCAGGTAGATGAGCCACCGGGGATCGATGGCGAAGCGGCTCATCGCCTCGAGCGCGGCCGCGGTGTTCTCCTCCCGGAGGGTGACGTTGTGCATCAGGCGCGTGGTGACGAGGCGCTTGCCCGACACGTCCGCGAGGTCGAGCACGTCATCGTGCTGTTGCTGCGCGCTGAGTCCCGGCGCCGCGGCCGGAGGAACGAGGGGCCGGGTGGGCTCGCAGTACACGCGGGCGGCGGGCACCGAGACGATCTCCCGCTCCGGGTAGCGCAGCGCGGTGAGCTTGCCGCCGTAGACACAGCCGGTGTCCACGCAGAGGGTGTTGTTGAGCCACTCGGCCTCGAGCACGGCGGTGTGGCCGTACACCACCATCGCCTTGCCCCGGTACTCGGCCGCCCAATCGTGGCGGACGGGGATTCCATACTCGTCCGTCTCGCCGGTCGTCTCGCCATAGAGGGCGAAGTCCCGCACCTTGCCCGAGCCGCGCCCCTGCATGGACTCCTTCATGCCCGCGTGCGCCACCACGAGCCGCCCACCGTCGAGGACGTAGTGGGAGACGAGGTCATCGATGAAGGAAGCCACGGACGCGCGGAACTCCGGCGGCTCGCGCTCGAGCTGCTCGAGCGACTGCGCGAGACCGTGGGAGACCTTCACGTCCTTGCCCCGCAGCTTGCGCATGAGCTTGATCTCGTGGTTGCCGGGAACGCACAGGGCGCTGCCCGCCTCCACCATGCCCATGACGAGCCGGAGCACTCCCGGGATGTCCGGGCCCCGGTCCACCAGGTCGCCCAGGAAGACGGCCTTGCGGCCCGTGGGGGCTCGCACGTCGAAGCCGGGCGTCCCGTCGCTCTTGGGGGAGACCTCGTAACCGAGCCGCGTGAGCAACCGGGTGAGCTCGTCCAGGCAGCCGTGGATGTCGCCGATGATGTCGAACGGGCCCGTGTCGTGCTTGCGGTTGTTCCACAGCGGCTGGCGTTCCAGTTGGAAGGCCTCGATCCGCTCGGGCTCGAGTACATGCACATGCCGGAAACCCTCGCGCTCGAGACCGCGAATCGAACGGTGCAGTTGCTGGAGCTGGGTGCGGACGACATGCGAGCCCATGTTCCGGTCCGGCCGCAGCCGGTTGCGCTCGTGGCAGATCTTCTCCGGCACGTCGAGCACCACCGCCACCGGGAGCACGTGGTACTCCCGGGCGAGTTCCACCAGGAACTTGCGCGACTCGGGCTGCACGTTGGTGGCGTCGATGACCGTCAGCCGCCCGCGCGCCAACCGTTTGGCGGCTACGAAGCGCAGGGCCTCGAAGGCGTCCGCGGTGGAGTCCTGGTTCAGCTCGTCGTCACTGACGAGGCCCCGGTAGGCATCCGAGGAGAGGACTTCCGTGGGCAGGAAGTGCTTGCGCGCGAAGCTCGACTTGCCAGACCCGGAAGGCCCGATGAGCACGACGAGCGCCAGTTCGGGAATCGTGGTCTTCATCGGGAGAACACCGCCATCTGGGTTGGAGCGCCGACCTCTTCGTCCACGGGACCCACCGGGCCGAAACGCACCGAATAGCCAAAGCGCGAGGCGAGTCCCTGGGCCCACGCCTCGAACTGGGCCCGGGTCCACTCGAAGCGGTGATCCGCGTGCCGGAAGCGGCCCGCGGGGAGGTTCTCGAAGCGCACGTTGAACTCCGCGTTGGGCGTGGTCAGCACCACCCGCTCCGGCCGCGCGAACTCGAACAGCACGCGCTCGAAGGCCGCGAGCCGGGGAGGATCCAGGTGCTCCACCACCTCGATGACCGTGGCCGCCTCGTACCCCGCCAGGCGCTGGTCCCGGTACATGAGCGAGCCGTGGATGAGCTTCACCCGCTCGCGCTGAAGCTCCGGCATCCGCTCCAGGTCGAGCCGCTCGCTCGCGATGTCGAGCGAGCGCCAGGAGACGTCCATGCCCAGGATGTCCGTGAAGCGCCGCTCCTGGAGGAGTGCCTTGAGCAGCTTGCCCTCGCCACACCCCAGGTCGACGACCCGGGTCACCCCGCCCGCCTGGAGCTCGGCCACCACCGCGCGCAGGCGTTGTTCGTTGAGGCTCAACCGCGCCTCGAGCGCCGCCTCCGCCTCGTCGCGCGCCCGCTCCTCGGGGGCGGAGAGTTCCTCGCCCAGCAGTTGCTCCAGGGCTTCGCGCGCGAGGCTCTTCTGGTGCCGCAGGTAACGGCGGGTGATGAGTTCCCGCTCGGGATGCGCCGCGAGCCACCCCTCGCCGTGCCGCAAGAGCTTCTCCACCTCGTCCTCGGTCACCCAGTAGTGCTTGTCGTCATCGAGCACCGGAATGAGCACGTAGAGGTGCGTGAGCAGCTCGCTGACCCGTTTGTGGCCCTCGATCGTCACCGTGAAGTACCGGCTCTGACCCCACTCGGGCACTGTCTCGTCGAGCGCATGCGGCGTCGCGGTGACCCGATAGCCGAGCGGCTCCAGGAGCCGGCGGAGGAAGGACTCCCCG harbors:
- a CDS encoding DoxX family protein, translated to MNGSRGLTLGWTLVRVVFGLSLAFAHGLPKVMGDMHRFAQGVEALGFPYPLYFAWAAALSELVGGLLVALGLFTRLGAFFVACTMGVALYQHRMDAFGRMELAVLYLAVFLAAVFIGGGPLSVDAKMRRRPF
- a CDS encoding glycerophosphodiester phosphodiesterase, encoding MISLPSKRSAGVLACVLLLGAGCGLGDAPGTPRLVAHRSGSGNFPENSRSAITAALREGYPSIEVDLVLTRDRIPILSHDAWIDPVLCTYAQGPGEAEPRRLPEDSRWPIQDFTLEELQRDFRCGGLGDPTKPEAQRVADTYVTFDELLSRVKGHPDTVLQFDIKEDPAYTQSPEVFAEEILERWNAAALPNRFFITSTRGALLKAFQARQDMEALLIWPELRKDSNATVTAILNELQRQVGVKELIQLTRDAGADGIAVAYQVADRAALESVRGAGLKTAVWTANTEAQLSLFCRWPLDYLITDYVERAPCR
- a CDS encoding GMC oxidoreductase encodes the protein MEFDCDWLIIGSGFGGSVSALRLTEKGYRVVMLEKGRRLEGKDFPETNWKLKKWLWMPALGWRGLFKMTFFRHVTVLSGVGVGGGSLVYANTLPVPKDDFFQSRSWGGLADWKTELAPHYDTARRMLGARVNPLRTLPDEIVQQVGKEMGREDFQPATVAIYFGQPGVTVPDPYHGGEGPSRTGCNSCGGCMTGCRFNAKNSLDKNYLYLAEKRGLTIHADTEATWVRPLPGGGYEVKAVEGTSRASRRERRFTARQVIFSGGVLGTVELLLKLKAHPDGLPRLSERVGDYVRTNSESLIGVVAGKRFQGEDLSRGIAIGSILHTDEHSHLEPVRYAAGSDFFRTLMAPHVGGTTALSRLAGVLGLAFRHPIKLMRAWFTRDFARRSMILLYMRTLDGHLRMRRGRGLFTGGTKGVLTSLAEGPAPSAYIPEATELAHRVVEKLDGLPMNMASETLMGIPTTAHILGGCCMGSSPETGAIDSQHRLFGYDGLYVIDGAAISANPGVNPSLTITALAERAMTFIPARRRVESGEEMTRPATHLAAVGA
- a CDS encoding acyl-CoA dehydrogenase family protein → MDTLPRFLLSESPHPAPLGSVEDWWKQHLRLALRFSLPVDVALAAGFCADRLGYAFASGYHSAIRSLLPGLPREHRYALCATESGGGHPAAMNTRLSGPESGPWRLDGTKTFVTLGHAADELLVVASEGQDEGGRNRLRLVRLDARRAGVTLTDLPPPPFVPEVPHAELRLEGVAVELGEVLPGDGYVRFLKPFRTVEDCHVFAAVLGWLLQVGRRSGWPDEVREGLLALAVTMRGLAQMDPASPEVHLALGGAIGLFRERVASLDPLWAQVDAPTRERWERDRPLLQIAGKVRALRLESARRSLSGRG
- a CDS encoding polynucleotide kinase-phosphatase, which translates into the protein MKTTIPELALVVLIGPSGSGKSSFARKHFLPTEVLSSDAYRGLVSDDELNQDSTADAFEALRFVAAKRLARGRLTVIDATNVQPESRKFLVELAREYHVLPVAVVLDVPEKICHERNRLRPDRNMGSHVVRTQLQQLHRSIRGLEREGFRHVHVLEPERIEAFQLERQPLWNNRKHDTGPFDIIGDIHGCLDELTRLLTRLGYEVSPKSDGTPGFDVRAPTGRKAVFLGDLVDRGPDIPGVLRLVMGMVEAGSALCVPGNHEIKLMRKLRGKDVKVSHGLAQSLEQLEREPPEFRASVASFIDDLVSHYVLDGGRLVVAHAGMKESMQGRGSGKVRDFALYGETTGETDEYGIPVRHDWAAEYRGKAMVVYGHTAVLEAEWLNNTLCVDTGCVYGGKLTALRYPEREIVSVPAARVYCEPTRPLVPPAAAPGLSAQQQHDDVLDLADVSGKRLVTTRLMHNVTLREENTAAALEAMSRFAIDPRWLIYLPPTMSPSETSSVEGLLEHPSEAFGYYRKEGVARVICEEKHMGSRSVVIVCRDAEAARRRFGVGTGETGVCYTRTGRRFFSDEGLEAAFLARVRAALDATGFWETFHTEWACLDCELMPWSLKAQELLRNQYAAVGAASRAALSDVVGVLGQAAARGLDVGGLSARFQEKQRDVGLYVDAYRRYCWPVRSLEDVRLAPFHLLATEGAVHVDKDHVWHMETLARVCRADERFLLATPYQVIDLADARAVEEGVRWWDALTGRGGEGMVVKPLAFTARGRKGLLQPAIKSRGPEYLRIIYGPEYTAADNLERLRQRGLSTKRSMALREFALGVEGLERFVRQEPLRRVHECVFGVLALESEPVDPRL
- a CDS encoding 3' terminal RNA ribose 2'-O-methyltransferase Hen1, whose amino-acid sequence is MLLTLSTTHVPATDLGYLLHKNPSRPQSFELSFGQAHVFYPEASPERCTAALLLEVDPVALVRGRRGASGEGGALEQYVNDRPYVASSFMSVALSRLFGSALAGRSQGRPELVERELPLVAHVSVLPCRGGESFLRRLLEPLGYRVTATPHALDETVPEWGQSRYFTVTIEGHKRVSELLTHLYVLIPVLDDDKHYWVTEDEVEKLLRHGEGWLAAHPERELITRRYLRHQKSLAREALEQLLGEELSAPEERARDEAEAALEARLSLNEQRLRAVVAELQAGGVTRVVDLGCGEGKLLKALLQERRFTDILGMDVSWRSLDIASERLDLERMPELQRERVKLIHGSLMYRDQRLAGYEAATVIEVVEHLDPPRLAAFERVLFEFARPERVVLTTPNAEFNVRFENLPAGRFRHADHRFEWTRAQFEAWAQGLASRFGYSVRFGPVGPVDEEVGAPTQMAVFSR